One region of Micromonospora ureilytica genomic DNA includes:
- a CDS encoding bifunctional 5,10-methylenetetrahydrofolate dehydrogenase/5,10-methenyltetrahydrofolate cyclohydrolase — MTTTSKSVEHTPSGTARLLPGAPVAEAVLAETAAAAARLRSRGITPSLATILVGDDDASAGYIAIKQRQAAALGFASPHVHLPATATQAELHRAIARFNTDPAVHGLLVQYPVPGHLDYDAALQTIDPDKDVDGMHPLNIGRLAVGLPGPLPCTPAGIEALLAYYEIPVAGREVVILGRGATLGRPLAMLLAQKRPTANAAVTVVHTGVPDWARYTRRADILVAAAGVPGIVQPEHVKPGGVVIGAGVRYDGRRLLPDVDEACAEVAGAITPRVGGVGPTTVAMLFRNAVRAAERASQ; from the coding sequence ATGACCACGACCAGCAAATCCGTAGAGCACACCCCGTCGGGCACGGCCCGGCTCCTGCCGGGCGCACCCGTCGCCGAGGCCGTCCTGGCCGAGACCGCCGCCGCGGCAGCCCGCCTACGCAGCCGCGGGATCACCCCGAGCCTCGCCACCATCCTCGTCGGCGACGACGACGCCAGCGCCGGTTACATCGCCATCAAGCAGCGTCAGGCCGCCGCGCTCGGGTTCGCGTCCCCGCACGTGCATCTGCCTGCCACCGCCACCCAGGCCGAGCTGCACCGGGCCATTGCCCGGTTCAACACCGACCCGGCCGTGCACGGGCTGCTCGTGCAGTACCCCGTGCCGGGGCACCTGGACTACGACGCGGCGTTGCAGACCATCGACCCGGACAAGGACGTCGACGGCATGCATCCGCTGAACATAGGGCGTCTCGCCGTCGGCCTGCCCGGCCCGCTGCCGTGCACCCCCGCCGGCATCGAAGCCCTCCTGGCGTACTACGAGATCCCCGTCGCCGGTCGTGAGGTCGTCATCCTCGGCCGCGGCGCCACCCTTGGCCGCCCCCTGGCGATGCTGCTCGCCCAGAAGCGCCCGACCGCCAACGCGGCCGTCACCGTCGTACACACAGGTGTGCCCGACTGGGCCCGCTACACCCGCCGCGCCGACATCCTCGTGGCCGCCGCCGGCGTACCCGGGATCGTGCAGCCTGAGCACGTCAAGCCCGGCGGCGTCGTCATCGGCGCCGGCGTCCGCTACGACGGGCGGCGTCTCCTGCCGGATGTGGACGAAGCGTGCGCCGAGGTCGCCGGCGCGATCACGCCCCGGGTCGGCGGGGTCGGTCCGACCACCGTCGCGATGCTGTTCCGCAACGCCGTGCGCGCCGCCGAACGCGCGAGCCAGTAG
- a CDS encoding vitamin B12-dependent ribonucleotide reductase, with protein sequence MTTSRSRSKAGVGLKIERVWTTEGVHPYDEVSWERRDVVMTNWRDGSINFEQRGVEFPESWSVNAANIVTTKYFRGAVGTPEREWSLKQLIDRVVTTYRTAGEEYGYFASPADAEVFAHELTWMLLNQVFSFNSPVWFNVGTPSPQQVSACFILAVDDSMDSILDWYKEEGLIFKGGSGSGVNLSRIRSSRELLSSGGNASGPVSFMRGADASAGTIKSGGATRRAAKMVIIDVDHPDIQEFVVTKAREEDKIRALRDAGFDMDLGGSDIVSVQYQNANNSVRVSDEFMSAVENGKGFDLRGRLDGSVIETVDAKKLFRSISQAAWECADPGLQYDDTINDWHTCPETGRITASNPCSEYLHLDNSSCNLASLNLMKFLRADGGFEVEKFVKSVEFVITAMDISICFADFPTEKIGETSRAYRQLGIGYANLGALLMATGLPYDSDQGRSVAASITSLMTGTAYRRSAELAGVVGPYDGYARNAEPHKRVMRKHAAANDEIKPSSPVATAIVREATKQWTQGNKIGDKFGWRNAQASVLAPTGTIGFMMDCDTTGVEPDLALVKFKKLVGGGSMQIVNQTVPRALRSLGYPEEQVEAIVEHIADHGHVVDAPGLKPEHYPVFDCAMGERTIAPMGHVRMMAAIQPFVSGAISKTVNMPEAATVEDVEKIYFEGWKLGLKALAIYRDNCKVGQPLSVAKSNKATEPAAVETAAAAPAAVEKVIEYRPVRKRLPKKRPSETVSFSVGGAEGYLTASSYPDDGLGEVFLKMSKQGSTLAGVMDAFSVAISIGLQYGVPLETFVSKFTNMRFEPAGMTDDPDVRMAASVMDYIFRRLALDFLPYERRAELGIFTASERAAQLRAEADAEAAAVTGVELTAMASSAPVEAPAKSEAVAQPAQEMADVAAAKPAPSVGSSTELLEAVIGKAADAPLCFTCGTKMRPAGSCYVCEGCGSTSGCS encoded by the coding sequence GTGACAACTAGCCGTTCACGAAGCAAGGCAGGCGTGGGGCTGAAGATCGAGCGGGTGTGGACGACGGAGGGTGTCCACCCGTACGACGAGGTCTCCTGGGAGCGCCGTGACGTCGTGATGACGAACTGGCGGGACGGCTCGATCAACTTCGAGCAGCGTGGGGTGGAGTTCCCGGAGTCGTGGAGCGTCAACGCGGCAAACATCGTCACCACGAAGTACTTCCGGGGCGCGGTGGGGACCCCGGAGCGGGAGTGGTCGCTCAAGCAGTTGATCGACCGGGTGGTGACCACCTACCGCACCGCGGGTGAGGAGTACGGCTACTTCGCCAGCCCGGCCGACGCCGAGGTCTTCGCGCACGAGCTGACCTGGATGCTGCTGAACCAGGTGTTCAGCTTCAACTCGCCGGTCTGGTTCAACGTGGGCACGCCGTCGCCGCAGCAGGTCAGCGCCTGCTTCATCCTGGCCGTCGACGACTCGATGGACTCGATCCTCGACTGGTACAAGGAGGAGGGGCTGATCTTCAAGGGCGGCTCCGGCTCCGGGGTCAACCTGTCGCGGATCCGCTCGTCCCGTGAGCTGCTCTCCTCCGGCGGCAACGCCTCCGGTCCGGTCAGCTTCATGCGCGGCGCGGACGCCTCCGCCGGCACCATCAAGTCCGGCGGCGCGACCCGCCGGGCGGCCAAGATGGTCATCATCGACGTCGACCACCCGGACATCCAGGAGTTCGTGGTCACGAAGGCGCGCGAGGAGGACAAGATCCGCGCGCTGCGTGACGCCGGGTTCGACATGGACCTCGGTGGCTCCGACATCGTCAGCGTGCAGTACCAGAACGCCAACAACTCGGTCCGGGTCTCCGACGAGTTCATGTCGGCGGTGGAGAACGGCAAGGGCTTCGACCTGCGCGGCCGGCTGGACGGCTCGGTGATCGAGACCGTCGACGCCAAGAAGCTGTTTCGCTCCATCTCCCAGGCAGCCTGGGAGTGCGCCGACCCCGGTCTGCAGTACGACGACACGATCAACGACTGGCACACCTGCCCGGAGACCGGGCGGATCACCGCGTCGAACCCGTGCTCGGAGTACCTGCACCTGGACAACTCCTCGTGCAACCTGGCCTCGCTCAACCTGATGAAGTTCCTCCGTGCCGACGGTGGCTTCGAGGTGGAGAAGTTCGTCAAGTCCGTCGAGTTCGTGATCACCGCGATGGACATCTCGATCTGCTTCGCGGACTTCCCGACCGAGAAGATCGGTGAGACGTCCCGCGCCTACCGGCAGCTCGGCATCGGCTACGCCAACCTGGGCGCCCTGCTGATGGCCACCGGCCTGCCGTACGACTCGGACCAGGGCCGCTCGGTCGCCGCGTCGATCACGTCCCTGATGACCGGCACCGCCTACCGCCGCTCTGCCGAGCTGGCCGGCGTCGTCGGCCCGTACGACGGCTACGCCCGCAACGCCGAGCCGCACAAGCGGGTCATGCGCAAGCACGCCGCGGCCAATGACGAGATCAAGCCGAGCAGCCCGGTGGCCACCGCGATCGTCCGTGAGGCGACCAAGCAGTGGACCCAGGGCAACAAGATCGGTGACAAGTTCGGTTGGCGCAACGCGCAGGCGAGCGTCCTCGCCCCGACCGGCACGATCGGCTTCATGATGGACTGCGACACGACCGGCGTGGAGCCGGACCTGGCGCTTGTCAAGTTCAAGAAGCTGGTCGGCGGCGGCTCGATGCAGATCGTCAACCAGACGGTGCCGCGCGCCCTGCGCAGCCTCGGCTACCCCGAGGAGCAGGTCGAGGCGATCGTCGAGCACATCGCCGACCACGGCCACGTGGTGGACGCCCCCGGCCTCAAGCCGGAGCACTACCCGGTCTTCGACTGTGCCATGGGGGAGCGGACGATCGCCCCGATGGGTCACGTGCGGATGATGGCGGCCATTCAGCCGTTCGTCTCCGGCGCCATCTCCAAGACGGTCAACATGCCGGAGGCGGCCACCGTCGAGGACGTCGAGAAGATCTACTTCGAGGGCTGGAAGCTCGGCCTCAAGGCGCTGGCGATCTACCGGGACAACTGCAAGGTCGGGCAGCCGCTCTCGGTGGCCAAGTCCAACAAGGCCACCGAGCCGGCCGCAGTCGAGACCGCAGCGGCCGCACCGGCCGCTGTCGAGAAGGTCATCGAGTACCGGCCGGTGCGTAAGCGCCTGCCGAAGAAGCGCCCGTCCGAGACGGTCAGCTTCTCCGTCGGTGGCGCCGAGGGCTACCTGACCGCGTCGTCCTACCCGGACGACGGCCTCGGTGAGGTCTTCCTGAAGATGTCCAAGCAGGGCTCGACCCTCGCCGGCGTGATGGACGCCTTCTCGGTGGCCATCAGCATCGGCCTGCAGTACGGCGTGCCGCTGGAGACGTTCGTCAGCAAGTTCACCAACATGCGCTTCGAGCCGGCCGGCATGACCGACGACCCGGACGTGCGGATGGCGGCCTCGGTGATGGACTACATCTTCCGTCGCCTGGCGCTGGACTTCCTGCCCTACGAGCGCCGTGCCGAGCTGGGCATCTTCACCGCCTCGGAGCGGGCCGCGCAGCTGCGGGCCGAGGCCGACGCGGAGGCCGCCGCCGTCACCGGCGTCGAACTGACCGCGATGGCGTCGTCCGCACCGGTGGAGGCCCCGGCCAAGTCCGAGGCCGTCGCCCAGCCGGCCCAGGAGATGGCCGACGTGGCCGCCGCCAAGCCGGCTCCGAGCGTGGGTTCCAGCACCGAACTGCTGGAGGCCGTGATCGGCAAGGCCGCCGACGCACCGCTCTGCTTCACCTGCGGTACGAAGATGCGCCCCGCCGGTAGCTGCTACGTCTGCGAGGGCTGCGGCTCCACCAGCGGCTGCAGCTGA
- a CDS encoding RNA polymerase sigma factor: MSEPSRADDDISSIGADPVAFEVFYRRHLEAVGRFVARRVDDPHLAADLTADVFLAVIESAAGYRPDRGSQIGWLYGVARNVIGDERRRAAQRLRVTGRLAGRRDLGPDDIARIEERIDAESAARRTHRALSELPEGTRTLVELVAVDGLTVAEAATVLGVSPVAARVRLHRARRLVRAVLAHPATTLA; this comes from the coding sequence GTGAGTGAGCCGAGCCGAGCCGACGACGACATTTCCAGCATCGGAGCCGATCCGGTGGCCTTCGAGGTCTTCTACCGGCGGCACCTGGAGGCGGTGGGCCGGTTCGTGGCGCGGCGGGTCGACGACCCACACCTCGCCGCCGACCTCACCGCTGACGTGTTCCTGGCGGTGATCGAGTCGGCGGCCGGCTACCGGCCGGACCGGGGTAGCCAGATCGGCTGGCTGTACGGGGTGGCCCGCAACGTCATCGGCGACGAGCGGCGTCGGGCGGCCCAACGGCTGCGGGTGACCGGCCGTCTGGCCGGCCGACGGGACCTGGGCCCCGATGACATCGCCCGCATCGAGGAGCGGATCGACGCCGAGTCGGCGGCCCGCCGCACCCATCGGGCCCTGAGCGAGCTACCCGAGGGCACCCGGACGCTCGTCGAACTCGTCGCGGTGGACGGCCTCACCGTCGCGGAGGCGGCGACCGTGCTGGGGGTGTCGCCGGTCGCCGCTCGGGTCCGCCTGCATCGGGCCCGCCGCCTCGTCCGCGCCGTGCTCGCCCACCCGGCCACCACCCTCGCCTGA
- a CDS encoding CU044_5270 family protein: MTMNEIERSPQGFEEQLLRDLTAHVAQRAESASAARPVGRRTRFLRGWRLAGALGLAVTLTAGALAVQTMRLGDQPPPTANASEIFHLAADAARQQPELTARPDQYVFTESLATIRDLPDSGPYQTIRNQLWQSAGGVAYTQGRYRQESDPNGWGELRVLRMDDAADPTKELDAFQPPAYHGDLPTDPDELLRYLREHPVDLHLPEGADEEAVYGGESMAYTTAWSMLDGYVPPRALAALFEVLARQPGAVVISGDVVDVAGRHGVAIRMPGVIGGNLDLIFDRDSHVYLGTRNSVVRNGKESLESAAALLRVAIVDRPGQLP, encoded by the coding sequence ATGACGATGAACGAGATCGAACGGTCGCCGCAGGGTTTCGAGGAGCAGCTCCTCAGGGATCTGACCGCTCACGTCGCCCAACGGGCCGAGTCGGCTTCGGCGGCCCGTCCGGTCGGACGCCGTACCCGGTTCCTGCGTGGTTGGCGCCTCGCCGGAGCGTTAGGGCTGGCAGTCACGTTGACCGCCGGCGCGCTGGCGGTTCAGACCATGAGGCTGGGCGATCAGCCGCCGCCCACGGCCAACGCGTCGGAGATCTTCCATCTGGCGGCCGACGCGGCCCGGCAGCAGCCGGAACTCACCGCTCGGCCCGATCAGTACGTCTTCACGGAATCCCTGGCGACGATCCGGGATTTGCCGGACAGCGGCCCGTACCAGACCATTCGGAACCAACTGTGGCAGTCGGCCGGCGGAGTCGCGTACACGCAGGGACGCTACCGACAGGAGAGCGATCCGAACGGGTGGGGCGAGCTGAGGGTGCTCCGCATGGACGATGCCGCCGATCCCACGAAGGAGCTCGACGCGTTCCAGCCGCCCGCGTACCACGGGGACCTGCCCACCGATCCGGACGAGCTGCTTCGATACCTTCGGGAACACCCGGTCGACCTGCACCTTCCCGAAGGCGCCGACGAGGAGGCCGTGTACGGGGGCGAGAGCATGGCGTACACCACCGCATGGTCGATGCTCGACGGCTACGTGCCGCCCCGAGCGCTGGCGGCGCTGTTCGAAGTGCTGGCACGGCAGCCCGGAGCGGTCGTCATATCGGGTGACGTCGTGGACGTCGCCGGCCGGCACGGGGTGGCGATTCGTATGCCCGGCGTGATCGGCGGCAACCTGGATCTCATCTTCGATCGGGACTCCCACGTCTACCTTGGCACCCGTAATTCGGTGGTGCGTAACGGCAAGGAGTCACTGGAGTCGGCTGCCGCGCTCCTGCGGGTCGCAATCGTCGACAGGCCGGGGCAGCTGCCGTGA